A genome region from Desulfovibrio sp. JC010 includes the following:
- a CDS encoding amino acid ABC transporter permease has product MSGTSMRAPGKGRNYEIFWKTVFFIGLFTTLFGLYWATQQVDYVWRWERIPSYFYYEDEVHITSNIEGSVTSIKQQGDDAIVIVRGEDNESERFEVPASDLQVYEDDSVFVGDTIGIEKEWKMGVILEGLFVTLKVSAIAIVFGILLGLFTGLARISQNPALRLSAITYIELIRGTPLLVQIFIWYFVLGTLINNMLAQYDISQIPPLWFGIASLAIFAGAYVAEIVRAGIQSVHRGQMEAARSLGMSKYYAMKHIILPQAFRRILPPLAGQFISMIKDSSLLGVIAIRELTKGTREAVSTSLQPFELWFLCALLYLLLTFAFSMFVQYLEKRMVQR; this is encoded by the coding sequence ATGAGTGGAACATCAATGAGAGCTCCCGGCAAAGGCCGGAACTACGAAATTTTCTGGAAGACTGTTTTTTTTATCGGCCTGTTCACAACCTTGTTCGGTCTCTACTGGGCTACACAGCAGGTTGATTACGTCTGGCGATGGGAGCGTATTCCTAGCTACTTCTATTATGAAGACGAAGTACACATTACCTCAAACATTGAAGGCAGTGTCACTTCCATAAAACAGCAAGGTGATGACGCAATTGTCATTGTAAGAGGGGAAGACAATGAGTCAGAGAGATTTGAAGTCCCCGCCTCCGACCTGCAGGTCTATGAGGATGATTCTGTTTTTGTAGGCGACACCATCGGGATTGAAAAAGAATGGAAGATGGGAGTCATCCTTGAAGGCCTGTTCGTTACCCTCAAGGTCAGTGCCATTGCTATTGTTTTCGGTATCCTGCTCGGCCTCTTTACCGGACTGGCAAGGATATCCCAGAACCCGGCCCTGCGGCTCTCAGCCATAACCTATATTGAGCTTATTCGCGGCACGCCGTTACTGGTCCAGATTTTCATCTGGTACTTTGTACTGGGAACCCTGATCAACAACATGCTCGCGCAATATGATATCTCACAGATTCCTCCACTCTGGTTCGGTATCGCATCCCTTGCGATTTTTGCCGGGGCCTATGTGGCTGAAATTGTCCGGGCGGGTATCCAGTCCGTACACCGAGGACAGATGGAAGCTGCCCGCTCACTGGGTATGTCTAAATACTATGCCATGAAACATATCATCCTGCCGCAGGCGTTCCGGAGAATCCTCCCCCCGCTGGCAGGACAGTTCATCAGCATGATCAAGGACTCCTCCCTTCTCGGCGTAATCGCCATCAGGGAATTAACCAAAGGCACAAGAGAAGCTGTTTCCACCAGCCTGCAGCCTTTTGAGCTGTGGTTCCTCTGTGCCCTGCTCTACCTGCTGCTGACTTTTGCCTTCTCCATGTTTGTGCAGTACCTTGAAAAGAGAATGGTGCAGAGATAA
- a CDS encoding amino acid ABC transporter ATP-binding protein — protein MIEVQNIYKTFYVPHEVQALSNVSHTVDKGQVVVVIGPSGSGKSTFLRCLNRLEYADSGHIFIDGVDILSPKTNINRIREEVGMVFQSFNLFPHKTVLENLTIAQTVVRKRSKKEAGEVAMELLKKVGIHDKAGVYPTQLSGGQQQRVAIARSLAMEPKVLLFDEPTSALDPEMVGEVLDVMKTVAKEGMTMVVVTHEMGFAREVADEVVFMDQGMLIEKGSPEHFFSNPESDRTKSFLSQIL, from the coding sequence ATGATTGAAGTACAGAATATATACAAAACTTTTTATGTCCCCCATGAAGTTCAAGCCCTTTCCAATGTTTCACACACAGTGGATAAAGGTCAGGTTGTCGTTGTCATCGGTCCTTCCGGTTCCGGTAAATCAACCTTCCTGCGCTGCCTGAACAGGCTTGAATATGCCGATTCCGGCCACATCTTCATCGACGGGGTGGACATCCTCTCCCCCAAGACGAATATCAACAGAATCCGTGAAGAAGTGGGCATGGTGTTCCAGTCTTTCAACCTTTTCCCGCACAAGACCGTGCTGGAAAACCTTACCATCGCCCAGACCGTGGTCCGCAAAAGATCAAAGAAGGAAGCCGGGGAAGTCGCCATGGAACTGCTCAAAAAAGTAGGAATCCATGACAAGGCCGGAGTCTATCCCACCCAGCTTTCCGGCGGACAGCAGCAGCGTGTGGCCATCGCCCGCTCTCTGGCCATGGAACCCAAGGTGCTGCTCTTTGACGAACCCACCTCAGCCCTTGACCCGGAAATGGTCGGCGAGGTTCTGGATGTTATGAAAACCGTTGCTAAAGAAGGCATGACCATGGTCGTGGTTACCCACGAAATGGGATTTGCCCGTGAAGTCGCTGATGAGGTAGTCTTCATGGATCAGGGCATGCTCATTGAAAAAGGCAGCCCGGAACACTTCTTCAGCAACCCCGAATCCGACCGCACCAAATCATTTTTGAGTCAGATTTTGTAA
- a CDS encoding PilZ domain-containing protein, with amino-acid sequence MEKIRILLVAAPGDNRGVYLRALQEFDIQCDVAESLHDVALKHNKVKYSGFLIDIPTLLRSSAADKAEANLLSDNFPVMRLSYKAVEGIRCIPTGKFSGHGNTLDAFFKESCLNFTARSLRGTKRANKVLNVLLNRDISIPKSHMEKSVALNFSAEGCFLYSVSKWKKGDTLWIAIMELDDKAPIKAEVQWVVPWGIKSQMPGLGVNFLSLSEEQADQIDAIIQNKKV; translated from the coding sequence GTGGAGAAAATACGGATATTACTGGTTGCCGCTCCCGGAGATAACAGGGGCGTTTATCTGAGGGCTTTGCAGGAATTTGATATTCAGTGTGATGTAGCCGAGTCCCTCCATGATGTCGCGCTTAAGCACAACAAGGTTAAGTATAGCGGGTTTCTAATCGATATTCCGACCCTGCTCAGGTCTTCCGCTGCGGACAAGGCGGAAGCCAATCTTTTGAGTGATAATTTTCCGGTCATGCGCCTGAGCTATAAGGCTGTTGAAGGGATTCGCTGTATCCCCACCGGAAAATTTTCCGGACATGGAAATACTCTGGATGCGTTTTTCAAAGAGAGCTGCCTGAACTTTACAGCGCGGTCTTTACGTGGCACCAAAAGGGCGAACAAGGTGTTGAATGTTCTGTTGAACAGGGACATATCCATCCCGAAAAGCCATATGGAAAAGAGCGTGGCTTTGAACTTTTCCGCTGAAGGATGTTTTTTATATTCGGTTTCAAAGTGGAAAAAGGGCGATACGCTCTGGATCGCTATTATGGAACTGGACGACAAGGCTCCGATCAAAGCTGAAGTGCAGTGGGTAGTGCCGTGGGGAATAAAATCCCAGATGCCGGGGCTAGGGGTTAATTTTTTGTCCCTGTCTGAAGAACAGGCTGATCAGATTGATGCGATAATTCAGAATAAGAAGGTGTAA
- a CDS encoding response regulator, with translation MDEIPKILTIDDDESVRLSIAHYLEDSGYEVLQAANGHEGLKIFREQQPDVILLDLRMPEMDGLSVLRQLGQEAPQTPVIVVSGTGSFEDVIATVRLGSWDYIPKPITDLNDLENAINRTRERARLMVENERYKEELEQKIRERTEELQLMNKVLSEEISARKKSESIVRASLAEKEVMLKEIHHRVKNNLQVISSLLSLQSGYTEDAEATNLLRECQHRVRSMSMLHEKLYRSEDLSRIDMSEYAVTLINFLLRSYSVDGKVRPTYEIKDIHMGIDSAIPCGLIINELVSNALTHAYGHNGTGELKVSMQRENDRIKLEVADNGKGMPDDFSISESRTLGMTLVETLAQQLSGEVNFFNDHGATFQISFPD, from the coding sequence ATGGATGAGATTCCCAAGATTCTGACCATTGATGATGACGAAAGTGTCAGGCTTTCCATTGCCCACTACCTTGAAGACAGCGGCTACGAAGTTCTGCAGGCCGCCAACGGTCACGAAGGACTGAAGATTTTCAGAGAACAGCAACCGGATGTTATCCTGCTGGACCTGAGAATGCCGGAAATGGACGGTCTTTCCGTTCTCAGGCAATTGGGACAGGAAGCTCCCCAGACCCCGGTAATCGTGGTTTCCGGGACTGGATCATTTGAAGACGTTATCGCCACTGTGCGGCTGGGTTCATGGGATTATATCCCCAAACCCATAACCGACCTCAACGATCTGGAAAACGCCATCAACCGCACCCGCGAAAGAGCGAGGTTAATGGTTGAAAACGAACGTTATAAAGAAGAGCTGGAACAAAAAATCCGCGAAAGGACTGAAGAACTGCAACTCATGAACAAAGTCCTTTCCGAAGAAATTTCCGCCCGCAAAAAATCCGAATCGATTGTCCGGGCCTCCCTTGCCGAAAAAGAAGTCATGCTCAAGGAAATTCACCACCGGGTTAAAAACAACCTGCAGGTAATTTCCAGCCTGCTCAGCCTGCAAAGCGGCTATACCGAAGACGCGGAAGCCACCAACCTGCTGCGTGAATGCCAGCACAGGGTGCGCTCCATGTCCATGCTGCATGAAAAACTTTACCGCTCTGAAGATCTGTCACGCATTGATATGAGCGAATATGCCGTAACCCTGATCAACTTCCTGCTCCGTTCCTACTCTGTGGACGGCAAAGTCAGGCCGACATATGAAATCAAGGACATCCACATGGGCATTGATTCGGCCATTCCCTGTGGACTGATCATCAACGAACTGGTTTCAAACGCGTTGACCCATGCCTACGGACATAACGGCACCGGAGAATTAAAAGTCTCCATGCAGCGGGAAAACGACCGCATCAAGCTGGAAGTGGCTGACAACGGAAAGGGAATGCCTGATGATTTCAGTATCAGCGAATCGCGGACACTGGGCATGACTCTGGTGGAAACCCTTGCCCAGCAATTAAGCGGAGAAGTCAATTTCTTTAATGACCACGGTGCCACATTCCAGATCAGCTTTCCAGACTAA
- a CDS encoding STAS domain-containing protein — protein MEISFKQIDEITVVKIESAELNHVVSHDFQRQINPIFDEKQFNIALDMESVDFMDSMGIGTLITLRNKLMKEKGNIAMFNISDRVKKIIDIAALHKVFELYGTEEDAVNGLKEKMLA, from the coding sequence ATGGAAATCAGCTTTAAACAAATAGATGAAATTACCGTTGTTAAGATTGAATCTGCAGAACTAAACCACGTAGTCAGCCATGACTTTCAGCGCCAGATCAATCCGATATTTGATGAGAAGCAGTTCAACATCGCACTCGATATGGAAAGTGTAGATTTTATGGACAGCATGGGTATCGGCACCCTGATCACCCTGCGCAACAAGCTGATGAAGGAAAAAGGCAACATCGCCATGTTCAACATCAGTGACCGGGTCAAAAAGATTATCGATATCGCCGCACTGCATAAGGTGTTTGAACTTTACGGCACCGAAGAAGACGCTGTAAACGGCCTGAAAGAAAAAATGCTGGCCTAA
- a CDS encoding RidA family protein, with translation MIVTTVNTENAPAAIGPYSQATIYNSQAFISGQLGLVPATGEFISEDVEEQARQALENLKSILEACGSALTKVISVDVFLTDMNDFAKVNAVYSEFFSQHKPARAAVEVSGLPKGGLVEIKCIAAI, from the coding sequence ATGATCGTTACTACCGTCAATACCGAAAACGCGCCCGCCGCAATCGGACCGTATTCACAGGCCACCATTTACAATTCCCAGGCATTCATCAGCGGACAACTCGGCCTTGTCCCGGCAACAGGTGAATTCATTTCCGAGGATGTGGAGGAACAGGCCCGTCAGGCTCTTGAGAATCTCAAATCCATCCTCGAAGCCTGCGGAAGCGCGTTGACCAAAGTCATCAGTGTGGATGTATTCCTCACCGACATGAACGACTTTGCCAAAGTCAATGCAGTCTATTCCGAATTCTTCTCCCAACACAAGCCCGCAAGAGCCGCAGTAGAAGTAAGCGGATTGCCCAAAGGCGGACTTGTTGAGATTAAATGCATTGCTGCGATATAA
- a CDS encoding tRNA (cytidine(34)-2'-O)-methyltransferase, translating into MTQEKFTNPFSIVLFEPEIPPNTGNIARLCAGTNTPLHLIKPLGFSISDKHLKRAGLDYWPKVKLSVWENWQDYKENAKPRRLVTTSAKRGTHLFNFKFMPGDHLVLGPETRGLPEWMFDEFEHAVNIPTTDNVRSLNLSTSAGIILYQALSCLDENISFK; encoded by the coding sequence ATGACACAGGAAAAATTCACCAACCCTTTCAGCATAGTTCTCTTTGAACCGGAAATCCCACCCAATACCGGCAACATTGCCCGGCTTTGCGCCGGAACAAATACCCCGCTGCATCTCATCAAGCCGCTGGGATTTTCCATTTCCGATAAACACCTCAAGCGGGCCGGGCTTGACTACTGGCCCAAGGTAAAACTCTCGGTCTGGGAAAACTGGCAGGATTACAAGGAAAACGCCAAGCCCCGAAGGTTGGTCACCACCAGTGCCAAACGGGGCACCCATCTTTTTAATTTCAAATTCATGCCCGGAGACCATCTCGTGCTCGGCCCGGAAACACGGGGCTTACCGGAATGGATGTTCGATGAGTTCGAACATGCAGTAAATATCCCCACCACGGATAATGTTCGCAGCCTGAACCTTTCCACCTCTGCGGGAATTATTCTTTATCAGGCCCTGTCATGTCTGGATGAAAACATTTCATTTAAATAA
- the rfbB gene encoding dTDP-glucose 4,6-dehydratase, producing the protein MRLLITGGCGFIGTNFIYLMKERHPGWKLFNLDKLTYAGNRKNLLQLEQDENSGYTFLHGDICDKDFVTSVLHDYKIDAVVNFAAESHVDRSINDPAPFLTTNTLGAQNMMECARSAGIEKFVHVSTDEVYGTLGPEDPAFSEENPLEPNSPYSASKAGADLMARAYFETYKFPVSITRCSNNYGPYQFPEKLIPLMFIKAGAGESLPIYGDGSNIRDWIYVDDHCTGVELTLLKGQPGKAYNFGGAAEKTNLELVKELLNILGKDESLITYVKDRPGHDMRYAMDYSLAEKELGFTPAVTFDEGIRKTVEWYQSNSDWLEEVRSGAYREFMDQWYGERK; encoded by the coding sequence ATGCGACTTCTCATTACCGGCGGATGCGGTTTTATCGGCACCAATTTCATCTACCTCATGAAAGAACGGCATCCGGGCTGGAAACTGTTCAATCTCGACAAACTGACCTATGCCGGGAACCGCAAAAACCTGCTCCAGCTGGAACAGGACGAAAACTCCGGCTACACATTTCTGCACGGCGACATCTGCGACAAGGATTTCGTTACCTCCGTACTGCACGATTACAAAATCGATGCTGTGGTCAACTTCGCGGCGGAATCCCATGTGGACCGTTCCATCAACGACCCCGCACCTTTTTTGACCACCAACACCCTCGGCGCCCAGAATATGATGGAATGCGCACGCAGTGCCGGAATCGAAAAATTCGTCCACGTCTCCACAGATGAAGTCTACGGCACCCTCGGTCCAGAAGATCCGGCCTTCAGCGAAGAAAACCCCCTTGAACCGAACAGTCCTTACTCCGCCTCCAAAGCCGGAGCAGACCTCATGGCACGGGCCTACTTCGAGACCTACAAATTTCCCGTATCCATAACCCGTTGCTCAAACAACTACGGTCCCTACCAGTTCCCGGAAAAGCTCATCCCGCTCATGTTCATTAAAGCTGGTGCTGGTGAGAGTCTGCCCATCTACGGTGACGGTTCCAATATCCGCGACTGGATTTACGTTGACGACCATTGCACCGGGGTGGAACTGACCCTGCTCAAAGGACAGCCCGGTAAAGCCTACAACTTCGGCGGTGCTGCGGAAAAGACCAATCTTGAGCTGGTTAAAGAACTTCTCAATATTCTCGGAAAAGATGAGTCTCTCATTACCTATGTCAAAGACAGGCCCGGTCATGACATGCGATATGCCATGGACTACTCACTGGCAGAAAAGGAACTGGGATTCACTCCGGCAGTGACTTTTGATGAAGGGATCCGCAAAACAGTTGAATGGTACCAGAGCAACTCAGACTGGCTCGAAGAAGTTCGCAGCGGAGCCTACCGTGAATTCATGGACCAATGGTACGGAGAACGAAAGTGA
- the rfbD gene encoding dTDP-4-dehydrorhamnose reductase, protein MIDLAGKKAIILGGRNGLLGQALAQKLEQQEIVTIPLSRSDFDPLDEDSLSAFMEREEPDFVFNTVAYTMVDQAEDEENKAHLLNTTLPATLGRLCKQSGAKLIHYSTDFVFDGKKDSPYTEEDRTNPKSVYGETKLAGEERIIELNYDDFLIIRTAWLFGPHRTNFVHKIVNFAKERENLTVVHDQNGSPTYTPDLAEYSIELLKHEAKGIFNLVNSGKASWCELATEAVDSCAINCRVDPVPTSAYPTKAKRPPYSVLDTSKFTEVTGITPRPWVQALRDYVYNDQKDHQED, encoded by the coding sequence GTGATTGATTTAGCAGGTAAAAAGGCAATAATCCTCGGCGGACGCAACGGACTGCTCGGACAGGCACTAGCCCAAAAGCTTGAGCAGCAGGAGATAGTAACCATTCCCCTGTCCCGCTCCGACTTCGATCCACTGGATGAAGACTCCCTGAGTGCATTTATGGAAAGGGAAGAGCCGGATTTCGTATTCAACACCGTGGCCTACACCATGGTCGATCAGGCCGAAGACGAGGAAAACAAAGCCCACCTGCTGAACACCACCCTGCCCGCCACACTGGGCAGACTCTGCAAACAAAGCGGTGCCAAGCTGATTCATTACAGCACGGATTTTGTCTTTGACGGCAAAAAAGACTCTCCCTACACAGAAGAAGACCGGACCAATCCTAAATCCGTATACGGTGAAACCAAACTGGCCGGGGAAGAACGTATTATTGAACTGAATTATGATGATTTTCTGATCATCCGCACTGCATGGCTCTTCGGCCCGCACAGAACAAATTTCGTTCATAAAATCGTGAACTTCGCCAAGGAACGTGAAAACCTGACCGTTGTCCATGACCAGAACGGCTCGCCGACCTACACCCCGGATCTAGCAGAGTACTCCATAGAACTGCTCAAACATGAAGCCAAAGGAATTTTCAATTTAGTCAACTCCGGCAAAGCAAGCTGGTGCGAACTGGCCACCGAGGCTGTGGACAGCTGCGCCATCAACTGCCGGGTCGACCCAGTCCCCACCTCCGCCTACCCCACCAAGGCCAAGAGACCGCCCTACTCTGTTCTGGACACTTCCAAGTTTACCGAGGTGACCGGGATAACCCCGCGCCCGTGGGTACAGGCTCTCAGGGACTACGTATACAACGACCAGAAAGACCATCAGGAAGATTAA
- a CDS encoding 4Fe-4S binding protein: protein MKKISPELVRDSIQSAMTLFCIWVGYRFYLFYEWMIGNSDIAVSKPGAVEGFLPISALLSLKQLFAQGIFDEVHPAGLTIFIAVMVMSLIVRKGFCGYLCPVGFIHNLLHRLGRKTGKQITIKGKIELGMLIPKYILLAFFANMVFFKMSAREVDAFIHSPYNFTAEARMLHFFTDMSLTAALVVGAIIVLGVFIPYFWCRFLCPYGALLGILSKASPIAIKRDEEKCISCGKCNKACPGGIEVDTKKTINSAECVGCTQCINACPVDGCLNVTDRLSRVKLPWYVIAAGSLIILLVYYAAAKFTNHWDSPYPLEMLRKYYMMM from the coding sequence ATGAAAAAAATATCCCCTGAACTCGTGCGGGATTCCATCCAGTCTGCCATGACCCTGTTCTGCATCTGGGTGGGATACCGCTTTTATCTTTTCTATGAATGGATGATCGGCAATTCTGATATTGCCGTAAGCAAACCCGGTGCGGTGGAAGGATTTCTGCCCATCAGCGCACTGCTTTCCCTGAAACAGCTTTTCGCTCAAGGTATATTTGATGAGGTACACCCGGCCGGGCTGACCATCTTCATAGCGGTTATGGTCATGAGCCTGATCGTGCGTAAAGGTTTCTGCGGCTATCTCTGCCCGGTGGGCTTTATCCACAACCTGCTGCACCGCTTGGGCCGCAAAACAGGAAAACAAATCACTATCAAAGGCAAGATAGAACTGGGGATGCTCATTCCCAAATACATACTGCTGGCCTTTTTTGCGAATATGGTTTTCTTCAAGATGAGCGCGCGCGAAGTAGACGCATTTATCCACTCGCCGTACAACTTCACCGCAGAAGCGCGGATGCTCCACTTCTTCACCGACATGAGCCTGACTGCAGCATTGGTTGTCGGGGCAATAATCGTGCTGGGCGTCTTCATCCCTTACTTCTGGTGCCGCTTCCTGTGTCCCTACGGAGCTCTGTTGGGCATCCTCTCCAAGGCTTCTCCCATTGCCATTAAACGTGATGAAGAAAAATGCATCAGTTGCGGAAAATGCAACAAAGCCTGCCCCGGCGGAATTGAAGTTGACACCAAAAAAACCATCAATTCCGCTGAATGCGTAGGCTGCACCCAGTGCATCAACGCATGCCCTGTGGACGGCTGCCTGAACGTCACTGACCGCCTTAGCCGGGTAAAACTGCCGTGGTATGTAATAGCCGCAGGTTCATTGATCATTCTGCTTGTCTATTATGCAGCAGCAAAATTCACCAACCACTGGGATTCCCCCTACCCGCTGGAAATGCTGCGCAAATATTATATGATGATGTAG
- a CDS encoding HlyD family secretion protein, whose product MNRKTVFKLLFAALFLLFIYWISTYFMAYTDDAYLETDIIRTAPRVQGHIQEVAVKDNQQVLKGNLLAVIDPTPFQIALNSAQAKLAQTKARLDMQQKNLLAADAVFKETQAALTLAEKTEKRFRKLIKSKTVSRQVYDEKLEEYRKAMDRNKEAASEVDEAKAAVQAQQHELRHAESQLNLAEYEMEHTRLYAPVNGFITALKIKPGDFAKVGQPIMAVVSDEDWRVIANYREQLVRHIKPGQHVTVHLDNYPWNLFSGKVQGIARGVSRNPITDKLLPYVEPKTNWIRLSRRFPVRIEIEVPHGTRLLSGSDVRTLVIY is encoded by the coding sequence ATGAACCGCAAGACTGTTTTCAAATTACTTTTCGCAGCCCTGTTTCTGCTCTTTATCTATTGGATCTCCACCTATTTCATGGCCTACACCGATGACGCCTATCTTGAAACGGATATCATCCGCACGGCCCCACGGGTACAGGGACATATTCAGGAAGTTGCCGTAAAGGACAATCAGCAGGTATTAAAAGGAAACTTACTGGCTGTCATCGATCCTACCCCCTTCCAGATTGCCCTGAACAGCGCACAGGCAAAATTGGCCCAGACCAAAGCCAGACTTGATATGCAGCAGAAAAACCTGCTGGCCGCAGATGCCGTTTTCAAAGAAACACAGGCTGCACTCACACTGGCTGAAAAAACGGAAAAACGGTTCCGCAAGCTGATAAAATCCAAGACCGTTTCCAGACAGGTTTACGACGAAAAGTTGGAAGAATACCGCAAAGCTATGGACAGGAACAAGGAAGCAGCATCGGAAGTTGATGAGGCAAAAGCGGCTGTACAGGCCCAGCAGCATGAACTACGCCACGCTGAGTCCCAGTTGAATCTGGCCGAATATGAGATGGAACACACCAGACTCTATGCCCCGGTGAACGGATTCATCACCGCACTTAAAATCAAGCCCGGTGATTTCGCCAAAGTGGGCCAGCCCATCATGGCCGTGGTTTCAGATGAAGACTGGCGGGTTATCGCCAATTACCGGGAACAGCTGGTCCGCCATATTAAACCGGGCCAGCACGTAACCGTACATCTTGATAATTACCCGTGGAACCTTTTCTCAGGAAAAGTACAAGGAATTGCCCGGGGCGTTTCGCGCAATCCCATCACTGATAAACTTCTGCCCTATGTAGAACCGAAGACCAACTGGATCAGGCTTTCCCGCCGCTTTCCGGTACGCATAGAAATCGAAGTTCCGCACGGAACACGCTTACTGAGCGGTTCCGATGTCCGCACGCTGGTTATTTATTAA
- a CDS encoding FUSC family protein, with protein sequence MSARWLFIKDDMMYAASAFEEFKQGLAHELSHFSRTQARCALGAATAALCAVLIANWLNLEKPYWAGISALVVSRSSYDASLVKGILRIIGTICGCVLALILLGAFIGNVFAILCIIFFTSVATVVVTEIRGKDSYAWSMSGFMIVLLSIAGLVVPQNIFDFAFFRTFEISLGTLMAIVMSAVFVGSEPDENIPVTSPSANSKISPAQESELIKQAISLALAMVSVPLIWRWLDLPGILQIGVTSLILLQPSPELTWRKGILRISGCVIGGSIGLLLLGTTPGHYLITWAASYWVLLLIFSYIDHGDPRCSYMGLQGGIALTLTLVQGLGPGTELQPPITRLCGILAALVLWNIIHALLEKN encoded by the coding sequence ATGTCCGCACGCTGGTTATTTATTAAGGATGACATGATGTACGCAGCCAGTGCCTTCGAAGAATTCAAACAGGGCCTTGCCCATGAATTGAGTCATTTCAGCAGGACTCAGGCCCGCTGTGCTCTGGGGGCAGCCACGGCCGCACTCTGCGCCGTACTCATCGCCAACTGGCTTAATCTGGAAAAGCCCTACTGGGCCGGAATTTCCGCGCTGGTAGTTTCCCGCTCAAGCTATGATGCCTCCCTCGTCAAAGGCATTCTGCGCATTATCGGGACAATCTGCGGCTGTGTGCTGGCCCTGATCCTGCTGGGAGCATTCATTGGTAATGTTTTTGCCATTCTGTGCATTATCTTTTTTACTTCCGTTGCAACTGTTGTGGTCACGGAAATTCGGGGCAAGGACAGTTATGCATGGTCCATGTCCGGATTCATGATTGTGCTGCTCTCCATTGCCGGACTGGTAGTGCCGCAGAATATTTTCGATTTCGCATTCTTCCGCACTTTTGAAATCAGTCTCGGAACACTCATGGCTATTGTCATGAGTGCGGTCTTCGTTGGTTCGGAGCCGGATGAAAATATACCCGTGACGTCTCCATCCGCTAACAGTAAAATTTCCCCTGCACAGGAATCTGAACTGATCAAACAGGCTATCAGTCTGGCCTTGGCCATGGTTTCAGTGCCGCTGATCTGGAGATGGCTGGACCTGCCGGGAATCCTTCAAATCGGGGTAACTTCCCTGATTCTGCTCCAACCCTCCCCGGAGCTGACATGGCGCAAAGGTATTTTACGCATCAGCGGATGTGTAATCGGCGGGAGCATCGGCCTGCTCCTGCTGGGAACCACACCGGGCCACTACCTGATCACATGGGCGGCGTCATACTGGGTTTTGCTGTTAATTTTTTCCTATATCGACCACGGAGACCCTCGCTGCTCATATATGGGACTTCAAGGCGGCATAGCCCTCACTTTAACCCTTGTGCAGGGACTGGGCCCCGGAACCGAACTTCAGCCGCCCATAACCCGGCTGTGCGGCATTCTTGCTGCACTAGTGCTCTGGAATATCATCCATGCCCTTTTAGAAAAAAATTAA